CACTGAGGACGCTCGAACTGATGGAGCGTCATCTGGAAGAGTTTGCGAAAAAGGGCAGGAGTTATCCCGAAGAGGTGATAGAGAGCAGCCTTAAACGGAGAGGCTTCAAGAGCCTGAGGGACGCCGAAGACTACCTCGCATCGCTCGGCTTGTAGGAAATAAAGATAAAATCAAGCCGCGCTGAGCCGGCGGTAGTGTAACTTATTCTGTGTAAACCCCTTGCCCCTGGATCGATGTAAGACATCAAAGGGTTACCGTTACTGCTTCAGTATCACCATAATGACATACGCTATCCGGGCTGTCAATGGACTGCAGCCCGGACTTTTCTTATAGGCGTTTAGGGCTATTCCAGATCTCCGGGTTCTATGCGTTCCTCAAAGTAAATGCACAGCTGTGACAGAATTTTACTCCAGTCCCTGTCCCTGCCGGTCCACTTTTCAGTGATGTCCATCGTCGCAAGATAAAGGAGCTTGAGAAGGGCGTCGTCTGAGGGGAAGATCGTACGTGTTTTTGTCACTTTCCTGAGCTGCCGGTTGTAGTTCTCGATCTGGTTTGTCGTATAGATCATCCGGCGCAGCTCATAGGGATACTTGAAATAAGCGGATAACTGAGGCCAGTTGTTCCGCCAGCTCGCTACCGAAGACGGGTATTTCGAGCCCCACTTCTCTTCAAGTCTGTCAAGCCCTTCCTCGGCCTGCTCCAGTGTAGGAGCCTGATAGACACCCTTCAAATCATTCATAAAAGCCTTAATGTCCTTGTAAGAGACGAATTT
Above is a genomic segment from Synergistes jonesii containing:
- a CDS encoding IS256 family transposase codes for the protein ESRAFHVRQDGRTVKKAVYVAIGTRLDGHREVLGLWVGGNESAKYWVGVLNEIRNRGTEDIFIISVDGLTGFADAISAVYPKAEIQRCIVHQIRYTTKFVSYKDIKAFMNDLKGVYQAPTLEQAEEGLDRLEEKWGSKYPSSVASWRNNWPQLSAYFKYPYELRRMIYTTNQIENYNRQLRKVTKTRTIFPSDDALLKLLYLATMDITEKWTGRDRDWSKILSQLCIYFEERIEPGDLE